A portion of the Paenibacillus hamazuiensis genome contains these proteins:
- a CDS encoding acyl-CoA dehydrogenase: METADRKTVLEQCIREKLKPIVRKIDADACYPLEYLSTLGTSGLLRSDNISPAETVRRDVMLIEETAKTCMTTAFNLWCHLAASTYLRRSDNSYLKHTVLTGLENGKLRGGTGLSNPMKYYGGLEKLHLSAERADTGGYTVSGQLPMVSNLGADHWFGIVASVEDRYRMMAFVSCHVPNLIMKEKLGYLALNGSATYACSFDRTPIPDEWVLSENADDFIVRIRPIFLLYQIPLGLGVTAASIKSIEKAEGRQGGCNRYLPVQRSELNEELGRLREMTYSFCGMPNPAEQWKSLLELRLQVVLLTLKAVQADMLHQGGSAYLQASEPSRRLREAYFLANLTPTVKHLEKLRSGIS, encoded by the coding sequence ATGGAGACGGCTGATAGGAAGACGGTCCTGGAACAATGCATTCGGGAGAAGCTGAAACCGATTGTTCGAAAAATCGATGCGGATGCCTGCTACCCGCTGGAATATTTATCAACGCTCGGCACTTCCGGTCTCCTCAGATCGGACAATATCTCCCCGGCGGAAACCGTGCGAAGAGACGTCATGCTGATCGAGGAAACCGCGAAAACGTGTATGACCACAGCGTTTAATCTATGGTGCCATCTGGCTGCTTCCACTTATTTGCGCAGAAGCGACAATAGCTACCTTAAGCATACTGTGCTGACCGGGCTGGAAAACGGCAAGCTGCGCGGAGGCACAGGACTGTCCAACCCGATGAAATATTACGGGGGGCTGGAAAAGCTTCATCTGTCGGCAGAGCGGGCGGATACGGGAGGATATACGGTTTCCGGACAGCTCCCGATGGTGTCCAACCTGGGAGCGGACCATTGGTTCGGCATCGTCGCATCGGTGGAGGACCGCTATCGAATGATGGCCTTCGTTTCCTGTCATGTCCCGAACCTGATCATGAAGGAAAAGCTCGGTTATTTGGCTTTGAACGGCAGTGCAACGTACGCCTGCTCGTTCGATCGGACGCCGATTCCGGACGAGTGGGTCCTCTCCGAAAACGCGGACGATTTTATCGTTCGGATCAGGCCGATTTTTTTGCTTTACCAAATTCCTTTGGGGCTTGGCGTGACTGCGGCTTCCATCAAGTCCATTGAGAAAGCGGAGGGGCGGCAGGGCGGCTGCAACCGCTACTTGCCGGTTCAACGGAGCGAGCTGAACGAGGAACTTGGACGGCTGCGGGAGATGACCTATTCGTTCTGCGGCATGCCGAATCCTGCCGAGCAGTGGAAGTCGCTTTTGGAACTTCGGCTGCAGGTTGTTCTTCTGACGTTAAAGGCCGTTCAAGCCGATATGCTGCACCAGGGGGGCTCCGCCTATTTGCAAGCGAGCGAGCCGTCGCGACGGCTGAGGGAGGCTTACTTTTTGGCGAATTTAACGCCGACGGTCAAACATTTGGAAAAGCTCAGAAGCGGCATCTCTTGA
- a CDS encoding S-layer homology domain-containing protein — MKQSRLKKMLASTLALSMLLGAGTTAFAKDDDRKGNGRDNKIKSNWNNGNGRSYGNVKLDFKDMNGKEFEWALRYIINLAARGVFDGYSDGSFRPSQTVSRIEAITAAVRLMGLREQAESAAEMQTKLNFKDADKVPSWAVGYVAVAVENDLFSEADTTVNPNEPADRLWATRLLVKALKLQDEAEAKMNVKLPFKDADKIPAGSVGYVQVAIEKGLINGFEDNTFRPNQPVTRAQIAALLDRAGEQLPGSVDGLVTGTVAAPVTNNTLTIVSGGQTSTLTIDANAFIFRGGVRVSASALQTGDTVRIRAYNNNAIIIEATPTGGSTTPNPGPVGGVYTGVVAAAVNNNQLTLFNAGQTVTLTLNANALFFRDREQISASGLQVGDTVSTRSYNNAVVYVEVTREAGSSDSDDYGSTLSGTVAAPVANNVLTVASGDRTQNLTLNSGVFVYRGGVQVSASELQVGDVVSTYAYRNSTAIVEVTQAAAQPTQATGVITGTVTAPANNNVFALTSGGQTYRLTLHADAFVYRNGRLTSSGALRIGDVLTAHYYNNTVLYMEVSQLAGGTNSPLPTISQVSGTVVSASGSTLTLLNGGQTKSYTLSTKAFVYRNGTIAGASALQAGDVVTARSYNDDVIFAEVTQLSGGENQNFTVSGTFSSVTFNNQGKITTISINQTNSNGNVQTAIYNVSSSVTINGELSNLVSNRPIVLQGSAGLVTAIYIQ, encoded by the coding sequence ATGAAACAATCTCGCTTGAAAAAAATGCTGGCTTCCACGCTCGCTTTGTCCATGCTGTTAGGGGCGGGAACGACCGCATTTGCGAAGGACGACGACCGCAAGGGCAACGGCAGGGACAACAAAATCAAATCGAATTGGAACAATGGGAACGGACGCTCTTACGGCAACGTCAAATTGGACTTTAAAGATATGAACGGCAAGGAGTTCGAGTGGGCGCTGCGTTATATCATCAACCTGGCCGCGAGAGGAGTATTCGACGGTTATTCGGACGGCTCGTTCCGGCCATCGCAGACGGTCAGCCGGATTGAGGCGATTACAGCCGCCGTTCGTTTGATGGGTCTTCGCGAGCAGGCGGAATCGGCGGCTGAAATGCAAACCAAGCTTAATTTTAAAGATGCGGACAAAGTTCCTTCCTGGGCAGTCGGATATGTTGCGGTTGCCGTGGAAAACGATCTTTTCTCCGAAGCCGATACGACCGTGAATCCCAACGAGCCGGCAGACCGTCTTTGGGCGACGAGACTGCTTGTGAAGGCGCTCAAGCTGCAGGACGAAGCGGAAGCCAAGATGAACGTCAAGCTGCCGTTCAAGGATGCGGACAAAATTCCGGCCGGTTCGGTCGGTTACGTCCAGGTGGCAATCGAGAAAGGGTTGATCAACGGCTTCGAGGACAACACGTTCCGGCCGAATCAGCCGGTCACCCGTGCGCAAATCGCCGCTCTTCTGGACCGCGCCGGCGAACAATTGCCGGGAAGCGTAGACGGTTTGGTGACGGGGACCGTTGCGGCACCTGTGACGAACAATACTTTGACGATCGTCAGCGGCGGACAGACGAGCACTCTAACGATCGATGCCAATGCGTTTATATTCCGGGGCGGCGTACGCGTCAGCGCATCGGCACTGCAGACCGGCGATACCGTGAGAATCCGGGCGTACAACAACAACGCCATCATTATTGAAGCGACGCCAACAGGCGGCAGCACGACACCGAATCCGGGTCCTGTCGGAGGAGTTTATACCGGGGTGGTGGCAGCCGCTGTGAATAACAATCAGCTCACCTTATTTAATGCCGGGCAAACCGTCACTTTGACGCTGAATGCGAATGCGCTCTTTTTCCGGGACAGGGAGCAAATCAGCGCTTCGGGCTTGCAGGTGGGCGATACGGTCAGCACCCGGTCCTATAACAATGCCGTCGTCTACGTCGAAGTGACCCGGGAGGCCGGCAGCTCCGATTCCGACGACTACGGCAGCACACTTTCGGGAACAGTGGCCGCTCCGGTGGCAAACAATGTGCTGACGGTCGCTTCCGGGGATCGGACGCAAAACCTGACGCTGAACTCGGGCGTTTTTGTATACCGGGGCGGAGTGCAGGTTAGCGCTTCGGAGCTCCAGGTGGGAGACGTCGTGAGCACGTACGCATACAGAAACTCGACGGCGATTGTCGAAGTGACGCAAGCCGCCGCGCAGCCCACACAGGCGACCGGTGTGATCACGGGAACTGTGACCGCTCCGGCAAACAACAACGTGTTCGCGTTAACCAGCGGCGGGCAAACGTACCGCCTCACGCTGCATGCCGATGCATTCGTTTACCGCAACGGCAGATTGACAAGCAGTGGAGCGCTTCGCATCGGAGACGTCTTGACCGCACATTATTACAATAATACGGTGCTTTATATGGAGGTTTCCCAGCTTGCCGGAGGAACGAATTCCCCGCTGCCTACGATCAGCCAGGTTTCCGGAACGGTCGTAAGTGCGTCAGGCAGCACGCTGACCTTGCTTAACGGAGGGCAGACGAAGAGCTATACGCTCAGCACGAAAGCGTTCGTTTATCGCAATGGGACGATTGCGGGTGCATCCGCTCTGCAAGCAGGCGATGTCGTGACTGCCCGTTCCTACAACGATGACGTCATCTTTGCAGAAGTGACGCAGCTCTCCGGCGGCGAGAATCAAAACTTCACCGTATCCGGTACGTTTAGCAGCGTCACATTCAACAATCAAGGGAAAATCACCACGATTTCGATTAATCAAACGAATTCGAACGGAAACGTGCAAACGGCGATTTACAATGTGTCGTCTTCTGTAACGATCAACGGCGAGTTATCCAATCTGGTGTCCAACCGCCCGATCGTGCTGCAGGGCAGCGCGGGGCTCGTAACCGCAATCTACATCCAGTAA
- a CDS encoding response regulator transcription factor, whose translation MGNRKILIIEDEENISDILSHYLKSEGFQTKAAHCGQQGLQLVQEFAPDLILLDVMMPDIDGFEVCKRISANYIIPIIMITAKSDDIDKILGMELGADDYITKPFNIREVIVRIKTIFRRIDLISVAAADHPEYKAMKIGEEIEIYKEKREIYKNGIKIEFTNKEYELLVYLAEHRGRVIAREELLDQVWGYEFIGDGRTVDIHVRRIRKKLEEDKHSSVIETIFGIGYKLG comes from the coding sequence TTGGGAAACAGAAAGATATTGATTATCGAGGATGAGGAGAATATTTCGGATATTTTGTCCCATTATCTGAAGAGCGAAGGATTTCAAACCAAAGCGGCTCATTGCGGGCAGCAAGGGCTGCAGCTCGTACAGGAATTCGCTCCCGATCTGATATTGCTTGATGTGATGATGCCGGACATCGATGGCTTTGAGGTGTGCAAGAGAATTTCCGCCAATTACATTATTCCTATAATTATGATCACCGCCAAATCGGACGATATCGATAAAATTCTCGGTATGGAACTGGGAGCGGACGATTATATTACGAAGCCATTTAACATCAGGGAAGTTATTGTGAGAATCAAAACGATATTCAGAAGGATCGATCTGATTTCCGTGGCGGCGGCCGATCATCCCGAGTATAAAGCGATGAAAATCGGCGAAGAAATCGAGATTTACAAGGAGAAACGCGAGATTTATAAAAACGGAATCAAAATCGAATTTACCAATAAAGAATATGAGCTGCTGGTCTATTTGGCGGAGCACCGCGGAAGGGTCATCGCGAGGGAGGAGCTTTTGGATCAAGTCTGGGGGTATGAATTTATAGGCGACGGCAGAACGGTGGACATCCATGTCCGAAGAATCCGAAAAAAACTGGAAGAAGACAAGCATTCATCCGTCATTGAAACGATTTTCGGGATCGGATACAAACTTGGCTGA
- a CDS encoding sensor histidine kinase, with protein MKYSIQFKILMYVSVIVFAGFSVLTYAAFHTTEQNTEGVVKADMIEIKKNLDIYLSQYLLFNNMEANEASILSEAEHISKQLTAQVGSAVDIYDMKGQKLSYGLAPYAGLGQSEDLSKATEGEVSYTTNFTGNQVIVSLSYPIKEAGIGIVRYYKDYTELFDYNQRFKRMISLFATVIFAVIFVTSYFFSKQITKPIMKLTEASEEVAEGNFNVDVDIASTDEIGHLSSRFKMMVRKIREQIDIIKQDRDKLEEVQKENKSFFDNVTHELKTPLTTITGYAQAISDLGIKDDEFTRKGLACIINESNRLNNMVIELIELSKASSKKFGYEFADVDLSGLIKETCEEMMIKGKKYNIAIESHAEDKLYMQGDKDRLKEVLINLIDNSIKYGNVNSIVHVHAYRQHNVIFIKVQDQGTGIPEELIEKVFDPFYRVSPKASRELGSSGLGLAIVKEIVERHKGHIEIISKWNEGTEVVLRFGSGDL; from the coding sequence ATGAAATATTCCATTCAGTTTAAAATTTTGATGTACGTTTCCGTCATCGTATTCGCAGGATTTTCCGTGCTGACCTACGCCGCCTTTCACACGACCGAACAAAACACCGAAGGCGTCGTCAAAGCGGATATGATCGAAATCAAAAAAAATCTCGATATTTATTTGAGCCAGTATTTGTTATTTAACAATATGGAGGCAAACGAAGCTTCCATCCTTTCCGAAGCGGAACATATATCCAAGCAGCTGACCGCGCAGGTGGGAAGCGCCGTGGATATTTACGATATGAAAGGGCAAAAGCTTTCCTACGGCTTGGCGCCCTACGCGGGCCTCGGCCAATCCGAAGATTTGTCAAAGGCTACGGAAGGCGAGGTTTCGTATACGACGAATTTTACAGGGAACCAAGTGATTGTTAGCTTGTCGTATCCGATTAAAGAAGCCGGCATCGGCATCGTGCGATATTATAAAGACTATACGGAGCTGTTTGACTATAACCAAAGATTCAAACGGATGATCAGCCTTTTTGCCACCGTCATTTTCGCAGTCATATTTGTGACCTCTTACTTTTTTTCCAAACAAATAACAAAACCGATCATGAAGCTTACGGAAGCTTCCGAAGAAGTTGCTGAAGGGAATTTCAATGTCGATGTCGATATCGCGTCAACGGATGAAATCGGGCATCTGAGCTCCAGGTTTAAGATGATGGTCCGTAAGATCAGGGAGCAGATCGATATCATCAAACAAGACAGGGATAAGCTTGAGGAAGTGCAAAAGGAAAATAAATCGTTTTTCGATAATGTGACCCATGAGCTGAAAACCCCGCTCACTACGATAACCGGATATGCCCAGGCCATTTCCGATTTAGGGATAAAAGACGACGAGTTTACCAGAAAAGGGCTTGCCTGCATCATCAATGAAAGCAATCGGCTCAATAACATGGTTATCGAGCTGATCGAGCTGTCCAAAGCGTCTTCCAAGAAGTTCGGCTACGAATTCGCCGATGTCGACCTGAGCGGGCTCATCAAAGAAACTTGCGAAGAGATGATGATCAAAGGAAAAAAATACAATATCGCCATAGAGTCTCATGCCGAGGACAAGCTTTACATGCAAGGAGATAAGGACCGGCTCAAAGAAGTATTGATAAACCTCATAGACAATTCGATCAAATACGGGAATGTCAATTCAATCGTTCATGTGCATGCGTATCGGCAGCATAACGTCATCTTCATCAAAGTGCAGGATCAGGGAACCGGAATTCCCGAGGAATTGATCGAAAAAGTTTTTGATCCGTTTTATCGGGTCTCCCCAAAGGCATCAAGGGAATTGGGCAGTTCGGGACTCGGCCTGGCCATTGTCAAGGAGATCGTTGAGAGACATAAAGGCCATATCGAGATTATAAGCAAATGGAATGAGGGAACTGAAGTCGTTTTGCGGTTCGGGAGTGGGGATTTATGA